In Mycolicibacter virginiensis, the DNA window GCCCGCAGGTACTTCTTGCGATAACCACCGGCCAGCATCTCGGCGCTGAAGATCTGGTCGAGTTTGGCGCCGGAAGCCACCACCGGAATGCCGGCGTCATACAGGCGATCGGTGAGGGCGACCAATCGCAGCGCCACATTCTGGTCGTCGATCGGGTGCGCGCCGGTGAGAAACACCGCGGTGACGCCCTCGATCAGGGTCAGGTAGCGCGACGGGTGCATAGTGGCCAGGTGGACACACAGCCCGTCGAAGTCGTCCAATGTCGCTCCGGGCCGCGCCGCTGCGCGCTGCGTGACCTGTTGAGCTGAGGGCGGTTCGGGCGCCGGTGGCAGGTCCCGGTGCCGATAGTCGGGGCCGTCAACGCGCACCGGGGTGAAAATGCTTGCCAGCGCACTGATCTCACGTAGAAAGTCCTGCACAGCGAAGCGGCCTTCGCCGAGCTGCTCGGGCAGCGTGTTCGATGTCGCGGCGATAGAGACCCCACGCGCCACCAATTCGGACAACAGCCGCGACACCAAGGTGGTGTTGCCCGGATCGTCGAGTTCGAATTCGTCGATGCACACCACGGTGTAGCCGCCGAGCAGCTCGATGCACTCGGTGAAGCCGAACACCCCGGCCAACTGGGTCAGCTCCATGAACGTCGCGAACGCCGTGCCAGGCGCCTGGGCAGCGCCAAGGCTGCTGCCGGTGTCGGTGATCGTGTGGTAGATCGAGGCCAGCAGGTGCGTCTTGCCGACACCGAAACCGCCGTCGAGGTAGATGCCCACGCCCGGCAACACCTCGCGCTTGCCCAGCAGCTTGCGCCGCCCGGCACGCCGGGTCAGCGCCTGCGCGCAGAACGCGGTGCACGCCGTCACGGCGGCCGCCTGGCTGGGTTGCGCCGGGTCTGGTCGGTAGCTGGCGAAGCTGGCGCCGGCGAACGTCGGGGGCGGCTTGAGCTGCGCGATCAACCGTTCCGGCGACACCGCCGGATGCCGGTCTACCAGGTGGTCGATCGACTCAGCGGCTGGATTGGGCACGCACGAACTGTAGTCACATGGTGCAATCGAGGCCATGTCCGACCTCAGCGCAGACCCGGGATTCACCCTGCTGGGCTCCACGGCGCCCATCGACGACGGCGAACTGGGCCGGTTGTACGCCTACCCCGAAACCGATATTCCGCGCGTGTGGGTGCGGGCCAATTTCATCGGGAGCATCGACGGTGGCGCCACGGTGGCCGGCACCTCCGGCGGGTTGGCCGGGTCCGGCGATCGGTCCCTGTTCATGCTGCTGCGAGCGCTGGCCGACATCGTGCTGGTGGGTGCGGGCACGGTCCGAGTCGAGAATTACGGCGGAGCGCGGCTCGGGGTTGCGCAACGCCAGGGCCGCCGCGACCGCGGACAGTCCGAACTGCCCCGGTTGGCGATCGTGACCCAGTCCGGGCAACTGGACCGCGACCTGCGGGTCTTCAACGACACGGAGCTGGCGCCGCTGGTGTTGACCTGCTCCGCGGTCGCCGACGACACCCGGCGGCGACTGGCCGGGTACGCCGAAGTGCTGGACTGCTCGGGCGATGACCCCGGGCGGGTCGACGAGGCCGTGGTGCTGGCCGCGTTGGCGCAGCGCGAACAGTTCCGGGTCCTCACCGAAGGCGGACCGACCTTGCTGGGATCGTTCATCGAGCGCGAGCTGCTCGACGAGCTCTGCCTGACCATGGCCCCCTATCTGGTCGGTGGCCTGGCCCGCCGCATCGCCACCGGTCCGGGCGAGCTGACGACGCCGATGCGCTGTGCGCATCTGCTCGCCGACGAATCCGGCTACCTCTACGGCCGCTACGTCAAAAGCGCGCGCCTATAAGGTGACAGGCATGACCAGCTATTCGAGGTTCGCCCGGGTCGCGGTGGTGACGGCTGCCGCCGTACTGGCCGGGTCCGCGCCCCTGCTGGCCGGTTGCGCGCCCGGACTGGCCGCCGACCCGCGTTTCGCAACCAACTCCGGCGCAGGCCCCCAGGGGCAACCAGAGTCCACCGCGGACAAGGCTGGACCGCCCGCGATCGAGGTGCCCAAAAACGACCTGCCGTGGCATGACTGCACCGCCCGGGTCTTCGGCGACGCGGCGCTGCCCGCCACGCCCGGGGTGCGGCTGGACTGCGCCAGCTACGACGCCGACGTCGACCCCCTCGGCGGCGGCTCCGGGGCGATCAGCATCGGGGTGGTGCGTGCCCGGTCCGTGCAGACCCCCGGCGATGCCGGCCCCGTGGTGTTCACCACCGGCTGGGATCTGCCGTCGTCGCTGCAGCTGCCGATCTGGCTGGCACGGGCCGGCGCGGACGTGCTCAAGAGCCACCCGATCGTCGCCGTCGACCGGCGCGGCACCGGGATGTCGACTCCGGTGGACTGCCGCGATCGCAGCCAGCGCGACGAAATGTGGAACCAGGCGCAATTCGCCACCGGCGACGACCCCGTGGCCAGCCTGGGCACGGTCACGATGGAAGCCACCACCGACTGCACCGACTCCATCTCGCCGGGCGAGTCCTCCTACGACAACACCCATGCCGCCACCGATCTCGAACGGCTGCGCAGCATCTGGGACATCCCCGCGCTGTCGCTGATCGGTATCGGCAATGGCGCTCAGATCGCCCTGGCCTACGCCGGCTCTCACCCGGGGAAGGTGGCCCGGTTGGCACTGGACTCCCCCATTCCGCTCGGAGCCGCCGCCGAATCCGCCGCCGAGGAACGAGTGAAGGGCCAGCAGGCGGCCTTTGAGGCGTTCGCCGCGCAGTGCGTCGCGGTGAGCTGCGCGCTGGGCCCGGACCCGAAGGGCGCTGTCAACGCGGTGCTGGACGCCGCTCGCTCCGGGCATGGTCCGGGCGGCGCCTCGGTGGCCGCGGTGACCAACGCGATCGTCACGGCCCTGGGCTATCCCACCGGCGATCGCGTCAACACCACCAACGAGTTGGCCAGGGCGCTGGCCTCGGCCAACTCCGGCGACGCCAATCTGTTGAACAACCTGATCAACAGGGCCCAAGGCACCACCGGCAGTGACGGCCGCTTCGTCAACTCATGCGCCGACGCGCTCAATCGGCCTACGCCAGACCGGGTCCGGGAGCTGGTGGTCGCCTGGGGCAAGGAATACCCGCAGTTCGGCACGGTCGGCGCGCTGGACATGGCGCAATGCCTGAGCTGGCCCAGCAGCAGCACCCCGGACCTGCCGAAGGAACTCAAGATCGATGTCCTGCTGCTGGGAGTGCAAAACGATCCGATTGTCGGGGAGGAGGGCGTGGCGGCTACCGCCGCGGCCGTCATCAACGCCGGGTCGGCCAGCAAGCGGGTGATGTGGCAGGGCATCGGGCATGGCGCCGCGGTCTATTCGTCGTGCACGTTGCCGCCGCTGATCGGCTACCTCGACAGCGGCAAGTTGCCCGACACCGACGTCTACTGCCCGGCCTGACCCAGCCTGATCCGGACTCCTAGGACCGGTCCGGGGTACGGTTCGCTGGTGACGGCAGCCGACTCCTTGATGCACCGGGCGGGCACCGCCCTACAGGCCGCGTTCCGGCCCCCCACGTCCCCGCCGAGCACCGCGACCGTACTGCGTTCGGTGCTGTGGCCGGTGGCCATCATGTCGTTGATCCATCGCGCCATCGTGCTGCCGCTCAACGGCAACATCACCGATGACTTCAAACCGGTCTACCGGGCGGTGCTGAACTTCCGGCACGGCCTGGACATTTACAACGAGCACTTCGACTACGTCGATCCGCACTACCTGTACTCCCCCGGCGGCACCCTGCTGATGTCGCCGTTCGGATATCTGCCGGAGACCCTGTCGCGGTACACGTTCATCGCGACCAACACGATCGCGATCGTGCTCGCCGCTTACCTGCTGCTGCGGATGTTCGGATTCGGGCTGAGCTCGGTCGCGGCGCCGGCCCTGTTGGCGGCGATGTTCCTCACCGAAAGCGTGAGCAGCACACTGGTGTTCACCAACATCAACGGTGTGATTCTGCTGGCCGAGGTGTTGTTCTTGCGCTGGCTGCTCGACGGCCGGGCGAGCCGCCAGTGGTGGGCCGGTGTCGCCATCGGCTTGACCATTGTGGTCAAGCCGGTGCTGATACCGCTGCTGCTGCTGCCGCTGCTGAGCCGGCAGTGGCGGCCGTTCGTCGGAGCGATCGCGGTGCCCGTGCTGTTCAACGTGGTGGCGTTCCCGCTGGCCAGCGATCCGAACAGCTACTTCACCCACACGGTGCCGTACATCATGGGCACCCGCGACTACTTCAACTCCTCGATCCTGGGCAACGGCGTGTTCTTCGGGCTGCCCGCGGGCCTCATCCTGTTCATGCGGGTGCTGTTCACCGTGTTGGCTGCCGTCAGCCTGTGGCTGCTCTACCGCTACTACCGCACCCGCGACCCCCGGTTCTGGATGCTGACCTCCTCCGGCGTGCTGCTGACGACGTCGTTCTTGGTGCTGTCGCTGGGCCAGGGCTACTACTCGATCGTGCTGTTCCCGTTCCTGATGACCGTGGTGCTGCCGAACTCGGTGCTGCGCAACTGGCCGGCGTGGCTGGGGATCTACGGGTTCATGACCCTGGACAAGTGGCTGATCTTCCGGTGGATGAACATCGGGCGGCCACTGGACTACCTCAAGATCACCTACGGTTGGTCGCTGCTGCTGATCGTGATCTGCACGGTGCTGTGCTATCGCTACCTGGATGCCAAGGAGCAGGGCCGCCTGGACGACGGGATCGATCCGGCCTGGCTGACGGCCGAGCCGAAGCGGATTAACGTGGACGCATGACCTCTCCCAAGGTGTCGCTCACCGACGACGAGTGGCGCGCGAAACTGACCCCCGAAGAGTTCGCGGTGCTGCGCCGCGCCGGTACCGAGCCGCCGAACACCGGCGAATACACCGACACCACCACCGAAGGTGTCTACGAGTGCCGGGCGTGCGGTGCCGAGTTGTTCCGCAGCGCAGAGAAATTCCACTCTCACTGCGGTTGGCCGTCGTTCTTCGACCCGGCCGACTCCGACGCGGTGATACTGCGCTCGGATGACTCGCTGGGGATGCGGCGCACCGAGGTGCTGTGCGCGTCCTGCCATAGCCATTTGGGCCACGTATTCACCGGCGAGGGCTACCCCACCCCCACCGACCAGCGCTACTGCATAAACTCGATTTGTCTGCGGCTGGTGCCGGCGTCGTCCTGAGCGCCGCGCCTGGGGCCACCTCCCGCTTGCGGGAGAGAGTTACCGAGGTCCCATTCGCAGTTCCCCACGCTCACTACGGCCTCGACGACCGCTACGGCAGCGACGCCACTAACTGCTCCACCTCGACCCGGGGGCCGGTGAAGAACGGGGTTTCCTCCCGAGCGTGCAAGCGCGCCTCGGTGTTGCGCAGGTCGCGCATCAGGTCGACGATCCGGTCGAGTTCGGGCGCCTCGAACGCCAGGATCCACTCGTAGTCGCCGAGCGCGAACGCGGGCACGGTGTTGGCCCGCACATCCTTGTACTCCCGGGCCGCCATGCCGTGCTCGGCCAGCATCCTGCGACGGTCCTCTTCGGGCAGGACGTACCACTCGAGCGACCGCACGAAGGGATACACGCAGACGTAGGCGCCTGCCGGTTCACCGGCGATGAACGCCGGAACATGACTGCGATTGAACTCGGCCGGCCGGTGCAATGCCACGCTGCTCCACACCGGCTCGCAGGCCCGGCCCAGTGCGGTGCGACGGAAACCGGCGTAGGTGGCCTGCAGGTCTTCGATGCGCTCGGCGTGGGTCCAGATCATGAAGTCGGCGTCGGCGCGCAGGCCGGCGACGTCGTACACCCCGCGGACCACCACGCCCCGCTCTTCCTGCTGCTTCAAGAAGGTGGCGACCTGGTCGGCGATCTCCTCTCGGGTCTGCGAACCCGCGTCGAGTCCACCCGGATTCACCGAGAACACCGAGAACATCACGTAGCGGAGAGTGGAGTTCAACTTGTCGTAGTCGAGGTGCGCCATGGCCCATATGCTGCCACGATGCGCTGTGAAGTTCGCTAGGGCGCCGGGGTGGCGCTGATCACGGCCGCCACAGCCCGGTCGGCCGCGGCGATGCAGGCCGGCACTCCGATGCCGTCGAGATAGTTTCCGGCGACCGCCACCGTCGGTGGCAGCGCCGCGCGCAGCCCGGTGACCAGGGCGGCGTGACCGGACCGATATTGCGGCATCGCCGCAGGCCAGCGCTGCACGCGCACGTCGATGGGGTCCACCGAGAGACCGAAGACGGCCTCCAGGTCCTGCACCGACCACGCCACCAGCTCCGCGTCGGCGGCGCTGGTACGGGGGTCGCCGAACCGACCGAACGACAACCGCAACACCTCGACCCGGCCGCCGTACCCCCGGTCGCCCCATTTCCGCGACGTCAGGGTGATCGCCTTGGCGTGCAGCCGTTCCCCGGTGGCAACCAGTACCCCGGAGTTGTTCGGGAAGGCCGCGCCGGCGGGAACCGCCATCGCCACCACCACCGAGGATGCGTTGCCGATCCGGCTGGCCGCTGCCGCGGCACGCGGGGCGAACCCGGTGGCCAGCCGGGCCAGCACGGGGGCGGGCACCGCGACCACTACCCGGTCGGCGCGATGATGGCCGCCACTGGCGTCTCGTAACAGCCATCCGTCGCCGGCCGGGTCGATCTGGGTCACCGCCGACTGCACCCAGCGCAGCCGGGCGCTGCGCACCAGTGCGTTGACCAGCACCTGATACCCGCCGGTGATCGCGCCGAACACCGGCACGCCGGTGGTGGTGGGCAGTGCCCGCCGCACGGCCTCGGTCAGGCTGGACGCACCCTCATCGAGCACGGTGGCCAACCCTGGGACCGCCGAGCGCAGGCCGACGGTTGCCGCCGAACCCGCGTACACCCCGCCGATCAGCGGATCCACCGAGCAGGCGACCACTTGGTCCCCGAAACGGTCGGCTACCAGTGCCCCCAGCGCCGGATCGCTGCCCGGTTCGAACGCCAACGGGCGGCTGGGTTCGCCGGCGATCCGGGCGAGGGTTTCGTTGTCGACCAGCCCGGCCATCGACTCCGGTGAGGACGGAATCCCGCTGAGGGTGTCCGGCGGCAGCCGATGCAGCAGCCGGCGGCTGTAGAGCAACGGCCGCACTCCGGTGGTACCGCGCTGCCGGTCGGCCAAACCCAGCTCGGCCAACAGGGCCGGGACCTCGGGCCGCCGGGCGATGAACGCCTCAGCACCCACGTCCACCCCGATCCCGCCCAGGGTCTCGGTCCGCAACAACCCGCCGAGCCGATCGGCCGGATCGAAGATGGTGATGTCGACTGCGTCGCCGAGTGTCGCCCGCAGGCGGTGGGCGGCGGCCAGACCGGAGATTCCGCCCCCGACGACGCAGTACGACGTGGTCACAATGAATGAACCAGCGATACCAGGTCGGTCAGCACCCCGGGGTCGGTCTCCGGCAGTACGCCGTGTCCGAGGTTAAAAACGTGCCCCGACGCTCCGGCGGCAACAGCGGCACGGCCATCGGCGACGACGGCCTTGGCGGCACGCTCCACGGCCGGCCACCCCGCCAGCAGCACCGCCGGGTCCAGGTTGCCCTGCAAGGCCCGTCCGGCGCCCACCCGGGCGGCGGCGTCGGTCAGTGAGGTACGCCAGTCCACCCCGACGACCGTGGCCCCGGTAGCCGCCATCTCACCCAACAGCTCGCCGGTCTGCACGCCGAAGTGCGTCATCGGCACGTCCCGGTCGGCGAGCGTGGCGAACACCCGGGCGCTGTGCGGTGCCACGAAACACCGGTAGTCGGCCAGGCACAGCGTTCCGGCCCAGGAGTCGAACAACTGAATGGCGTCCACGCCGTGGTCGAGTTGCACCGTCAGAAATGCGATGGTCAGGTCGGTAAGCCGCGTCATCAACTCATGCCAGGTGTCCGGATCGGCCAGCATCATCGCCTTGGTGCGGGCGTGGGTCCGGCTGGGCCCGCCCTCGACCAGGTAGGAGGCCATGGTGAACGGCGCGCCGGCGAAGCCGATCAGCGGCACCGTTCCGAGTGCGTCCACCAGCAGCGATACCGCCGCCGCGACGGCCGTCACCTGCTGCGGGTCCAACGGCCGCAGGGCAGCGACATCACTCGCGCTGCGCACCGGGTCGGCGATCACCGGCCCGACATCGGGGACGATGTCCAGATCCACCCCGGCGCCACGCAGCGGCACCACGATGTCGGAGAACAGGATCGCCGCGTCGACATCATGTCGGCGCACCGGCTGCAGCGTGATCTCGCAGACCAGTTCGGGATCAAAACAGGCCGCCAGCATGCTGTGCTGTGCGCGCAGCTCACGGTATTCCGGCAGGGATCGACCGGCCTGGCGCATGAACCAGACCGGCATCCGGTTGGGTTGCCGGCCGGCAGCGGCGGCCAGGTACGGGGAATCAGGCAGTTCACGACGGGCACTCATCGAGCTCAATGCTGCCACGCCGGGTTGCCGCAGGCCGAACCGTGCCGTTTCCTGCGGCGGTCCCGGCTTCCCCTCGCCTCCGTCGCCCCTCCGGGCCACCTCCGCCGAGCCTCGCCGAACCCTGCCGTTTCCTGCGGCGGTCCCGGCTTCCCCTCGCCTCCGCCGCCCCTCCGGGCCACCTCCGCCGAGCCTCGCCGAACCGCCCTATTCGGCGCGCCTGTCTGCGCCGACCGGCGCCGGGGGTTAGCGTGAGAATCGGTGACCCGCGTCGCGGCGGTGCGCAACAGAACCTTGTGTGCCGGCCGCTGGCGACGTGGCGCACAGCAAATCAGTTAAGGAGCGGCACCAGTGACATCAGCCGAGCCTGCCCCCTTTCGGGAAGCGGTGGCAACGATGCACGCCGCAACCGTGCGGTCGGAAATCGAATTGGGCCCGATCCGGCCACCACAGCGCCTGGCGCCCTACAGCTACGCGCTGGGCGCCGAGGTTAAGCATCCCGAAACCGACTTCATCCCCGAAGACTCCGACGGCGATGCCTTCGGCCGGTTGATCCTGCTGTATGACCCCGACGGCACCGACGCCTGGGACGGCACCATGCGGATGGTGGCCTTCATTCAGGCCGACCTGGACCCGCACGAGGCGATCGACCCGCTGCTGCCCGAGGTCGCCTGGAGTTGGCTCGTCGACGCGCTGGGCGCTCGCACCGAACACGTCACCGCATTGGGTGGGACCGTCACGGCCACCACGTCAGTTCGGTACGGCGACATCTCCGGCCCGCCGCGGGGTCACCAGTTGGAGCTGCGCGCGTCGTGGACCGCGACCACCCCGGAGCTGGGCACACATGTCCAGGCCTTCTGTGAGGTGCTGGAACACGCCGCGGGCCTACCGCCGGTCGGGATCACCGATCTGAGCTCGCGAACCCGCGTCTGAGATGTCCGAGCAGACCACCGAACCGGCCGTCACCGAAGAGCCCGAGCCGACACCGCTGCCGCACCCTGCCGATGGGGTGCCGGAGGTATCGGTCACCCGCACCCAGATCGGTGCCGCCGCAGACCTGCTGGCAGGCGGTCACGGACCGTTCGCCGTGGATGCCGAGCGGGCGTCGGGCTTCCGCTACTCCAACCGTGCCTACCTCATCCAGATCCGTCGAGCGGGTGCCGGGACGGTGCTGATCGATCCGGTCGGCGCCGGCGAGGATCCGGCTGCCCTGCTGCGCCCAGTCGCCGAAGTACTCGACGACGACGAGTGGATTCTGCACGCCGCCGACCAGGACCTGGCCTGCCTGGCCGAGGTCGGCATGTGGCCCAAGGCGCTGTACGACACCGAACTGGCCGGGCGGCTGGCCGGCTTCGACAGGGTCAACCTGGCCGCGATGGTGCAGCGACTGTTGGGACTGGGTCTTGCCAAGGGACACGGCGCCGCTGACTGGTCAAAGCGACCGCTGCCTGCCGATTGGCTCAACTATGCGGCACTCGACGTCGAGGTGCTCATCGAACTGCGCCAGGCGGTCGCTGAAGTGCTGGCCGAGCAGGGCAAAACCGATTGGGCGGCACAGGAGTTCAATCACGTCCGGGTGACCGACTTCACCACCACGACGCGCCGGGACCGCTGGCGGCGTACGTCGGGCATTCACAAGGTGCGCGATCGACGCGGCCTGGCCGCCGTCCGAGAGCTCTGGACGGTCCGCGACCAGATCGCCGCGCGCCGGGACATCGCGCCCGGACGCGTCCTGCCCGACTCGGCGATCATCGCTGCGGCCGTCGCCAACCCCACCACCGTCGCAGAGCTGCTCGCCCTACCGGTCTTCGGCGGACCCAAACAACGTCGCAGCGCGTCGACCTGGTTGGCAGCGCTGGCCGCAGCACGCGACAACCCCGAGCCGCTGGAAGCCGGCGAATCCGCCAGCGGGCCGCCGCCGCCATCGCGCTGGGCACGGCGCAAGCCCGAGGCCGCCGCACGACTGGAGGCCGCCCGCGCCGCGCTGGGCGCAGTATCCGAGCTGGTGCACGTGCCGACCGAGAACCTGATCACCCCGGAGCTGGTGCGCAGGCTGTGCTGGGATTGGAAACCTGCGGCATCGGACGCAGCGGTGGCGATCGAGGAGTTCTTGGTCGCCGGCGGCGCACGCCCCTGGCAGCGTGAGCTGACGGTGCCGGTGCTGGCGCAGGCTCTCGGCCGCGCCTAGTCAGCCTAGGTCCGCGGCAGCAGGGTGCTCGGCACGGCTGTTGCTAGACTGTCTAGGGAGCAGCCGTATTCAGTGTTCGGCCAGTGCTTCTCACGTCACGCTAACCGTGGACGCGAACCGTCAAGGACTTCCCATGGTTGATTTTTCTGGGAGGACCTCGTGTCGCCAGCTTTTCGTCGCATCATCTACGTCATCAGCTACGAGCTTGTCGCCGTTGCGCTGACCACTGTCGGACTGACCGTGCTGGGGTTCGGCGGCGGCAGTTCAGGGGCCGTGGCAGTCGCAGCATCAACAGTCGCGGTGATCTGGAACTACGTCTGGACCACCGTGTTCGAGGCATGGGAGCGCCGGCAGGACTCCACAACCCGCACGGTGGGCCGCCGGATCGTGCACGCGATCGGCTTCGAAGGTGGCCTGGTGGTGCTGCTGTTGCCGATCGTGGCCGCGCTGTTGAAGGTGTCGCTCGCACAGGCCTTCGGTCTCGAGATCGGCCTGCTGGCGTTCTTCCTGGTCTACACGTTCGTGTTCGCGTGGGTGTTCGACGCGGTGTGGCCGCCGATCTCCGACGTGAACTAGTCCAGCCGCTCGCTGACCTCGTCGACGCAGTTGGCGGCGCCCATCGCCGCCACCCAACCGGTGATCTGGCGGGCCACGTCCTGGGCGGTCAGGCCGACCTCGGCCAGCAGCTCGCCGCGCGAGGCGTGGTCGTAGAAACGCTGCGGCAGAGCGACGTCGCGGCAGGGCAGGTCGATCTCGGCACTGCGCAGCGCAGCCGACACAGCCCAGCCGATACCCCCGGCCACGCCGTTGTCCTCGCAGGTGACCACCAGCTTGTGCGCGCGGGCCATCTCGATGAGTACCGCTGGCACCGGAAGCACCCAACGCGGGTCGATCACCGTCACCCCGATGCCCTGGTTGTGCAGCCGGTCGGCCACGGCCAATGCCATGGGCGCGAACGCGCCGACCGCGACCAGCAGGACGTCTTGGGGCAACCCGTCGGCCGGGACCGCCAGCACGTCCACCCCAGCTCGCCGCTCGATGGCGGGAATGTCTTCGCCCACATCCCCTTTGGGGAATCGCAATGCGGTGGGCCCGTCGTGGATGTCGAGCGCTTCGCCGAGCTCTTCGCGCAGCCGGATGCCGTCGCGAGGTGCCGCCACCCGGATTCCGGGCACGATCCCCAGCACCGACAGATCCCACATGCCGTTGTGACTGGCGCCGTCGGGTCCGGTGATCCCGGACCGGTCCAGCACCAGCGTCACCGGCAGCTTGTGCAGCGCGACGTCCATCACGAGCTGATCGAAGGCGCGGTTGAGGAACGTCGAATACACCGCCACCACCGGGTGCAGACCACCCATCGCCAGGCCGGCCGCGGACGTCATCGCGTGTTGCTCGGCGATTCCCACGTCGAACATCCGATCCGGAAAACGCTGTCCGAACGGCGCGAGCCCCGTGGGGCCCGGCATCGCGGCGGTGATGGCGACGACATCGCGGCGCTTGGTGCCGTACTCGATGAGCGCGTCGGAGAACACCGCCGTCCAGCCGCGCCCGGCGGTTTCGGTTGCGTTGCCGGTCAGCGGATCGATCACCCCGCAGGCGTGCATCTGCTCGGCCTCGTCGTTCTCGGCCGGGCCGTAGCCCTTGCCCTTTTGGGTGACCACGTGCACGATCACCGGCCCGCCGAAGCCCCGTGCGCGGCGCAGCGCGGATTCCACCGCAGCCTCGTCATGACCGTCGATCGGGCCCAGGTATTTCAGGCCGAGGTCGGTGAAGAGCGCCTGCGGTGCCAGCGCATCTTTGAGCCCCGCCTTAAAGCTGTGGATCACCTGGTAGCCGAGTTCCCCGACGACCGGCACCCCGCGGATCGCGGTGCGGCCCCGCTCCAGCAGGCGCTCGTAGGCCGGCTGCAGCCGCAGTGCAGCCAGGTGGTCGGCGAAGCCACCGATGGTGGGCGCGTAGCTGCGGCCGTTGTCGTTGACCACGACCACCACCGGGCGGTTACCCGCCGCGATGTTGTTGAGCGCCTCCCAGCACATCCCGCCGGTCAGGGCGCCGTCACCGACGACGGCCACCACGTGCCG includes these proteins:
- the hemQ gene encoding hydrogen peroxide-dependent heme synthase; its protein translation is MAHLDYDKLNSTLRYVMFSVFSVNPGGLDAGSQTREEIADQVATFLKQQEERGVVVRGVYDVAGLRADADFMIWTHAERIEDLQATYAGFRRTALGRACEPVWSSVALHRPAEFNRSHVPAFIAGEPAGAYVCVYPFVRSLEWYVLPEEDRRRMLAEHGMAAREYKDVRANTVPAFALGDYEWILAFEAPELDRIVDLMRDLRNTEARLHAREETPFFTGPRVEVEQLVASLP
- a CDS encoding pyrimidine reductase family protein is translated as MSDLSADPGFTLLGSTAPIDDGELGRLYAYPETDIPRVWVRANFIGSIDGGATVAGTSGGLAGSGDRSLFMLLRALADIVLVGAGTVRVENYGGARLGVAQRQGRRDRGQSELPRLAIVTQSGQLDRDLRVFNDTELAPLVLTCSAVADDTRRRLAGYAEVLDCSGDDPGRVDEAVVLAALAQREQFRVLTEGGPTLLGSFIERELLDELCLTMAPYLVGGLARRIATGPGELTTPMRCAHLLADESGYLYGRYVKSARL
- a CDS encoding alpha/beta hydrolase, which translates into the protein MTSYSRFARVAVVTAAAVLAGSAPLLAGCAPGLAADPRFATNSGAGPQGQPESTADKAGPPAIEVPKNDLPWHDCTARVFGDAALPATPGVRLDCASYDADVDPLGGGSGAISIGVVRARSVQTPGDAGPVVFTTGWDLPSSLQLPIWLARAGADVLKSHPIVAVDRRGTGMSTPVDCRDRSQRDEMWNQAQFATGDDPVASLGTVTMEATTDCTDSISPGESSYDNTHAATDLERLRSIWDIPALSLIGIGNGAQIALAYAGSHPGKVARLALDSPIPLGAAAESAAEERVKGQQAAFEAFAAQCVAVSCALGPDPKGAVNAVLDAARSGHGPGGASVAAVTNAIVTALGYPTGDRVNTTNELARALASANSGDANLLNNLINRAQGTTGSDGRFVNSCADALNRPTPDRVRELVVAWGKEYPQFGTVGALDMAQCLSWPSSSTPDLPKELKIDVLLLGVQNDPIVGEEGVAATAAAVINAGSASKRVMWQGIGHGAAVYSSCTLPPLIGYLDSGKLPDTDVYCPA
- the aftC gene encoding arabinofuranan 3-O-arabinosyltransferase: MHRAGTALQAAFRPPTSPPSTATVLRSVLWPVAIMSLIHRAIVLPLNGNITDDFKPVYRAVLNFRHGLDIYNEHFDYVDPHYLYSPGGTLLMSPFGYLPETLSRYTFIATNTIAIVLAAYLLLRMFGFGLSSVAAPALLAAMFLTESVSSTLVFTNINGVILLAEVLFLRWLLDGRASRQWWAGVAIGLTIVVKPVLIPLLLLPLLSRQWRPFVGAIAVPVLFNVVAFPLASDPNSYFTHTVPYIMGTRDYFNSSILGNGVFFGLPAGLILFMRVLFTVLAAVSLWLLYRYYRTRDPRFWMLTSSGVLLTTSFLVLSLGQGYYSIVLFPFLMTVVLPNSVLRNWPAWLGIYGFMTLDKWLIFRWMNIGRPLDYLKITYGWSLLLIVICTVLCYRYLDAKEQGRLDDGIDPAWLTAEPKRINVDA
- a CDS encoding protoporphyrinogen oxidase; its protein translation is MVTTSYCVVGGGISGLAAAHRLRATLGDAVDITIFDPADRLGGLLRTETLGGIGVDVGAEAFIARRPEVPALLAELGLADRQRGTTGVRPLLYSRRLLHRLPPDTLSGIPSSPESMAGLVDNETLARIAGEPSRPLAFEPGSDPALGALVADRFGDQVVACSVDPLIGGVYAGSAATVGLRSAVPGLATVLDEGASSLTEAVRRALPTTTGVPVFGAITGGYQVLVNALVRSARLRWVQSAVTQIDPAGDGWLLRDASGGHHRADRVVVAVPAPVLARLATGFAPRAAAAASRIGNASSVVVAMAVPAGAAFPNNSGVLVATGERLHAKAITLTSRKWGDRGYGGRVEVLRLSFGRFGDPRTSAADAELVAWSVQDLEAVFGLSVDPIDVRVQRWPAAMPQYRSGHAALVTGLRAALPPTVAVAGNYLDGIGVPACIAAADRAVAAVISATPAP
- the msrB gene encoding peptide-methionine (R)-S-oxide reductase MsrB, with product MTSPKVSLTDDEWRAKLTPEEFAVLRRAGTEPPNTGEYTDTTTEGVYECRACGAELFRSAEKFHSHCGWPSFFDPADSDAVILRSDDSLGMRRTEVLCASCHSHLGHVFTGEGYPTPTDQRYCINSICLRLVPASS
- the zapE gene encoding cell division protein ZapE, with the protein product MASIAPCDYSSCVPNPAAESIDHLVDRHPAVSPERLIAQLKPPPTFAGASFASYRPDPAQPSQAAAVTACTAFCAQALTRRAGRRKLLGKREVLPGVGIYLDGGFGVGKTHLLASIYHTITDTGSSLGAAQAPGTAFATFMELTQLAGVFGFTECIELLGGYTVVCIDEFELDDPGNTTLVSRLLSELVARGVSIAATSNTLPEQLGEGRFAVQDFLREISALASIFTPVRVDGPDYRHRDLPPAPEPPSAQQVTQRAAARPGATLDDFDGLCVHLATMHPSRYLTLIEGVTAVFLTGAHPIDDQNVALRLVALTDRLYDAGIPVVASGAKLDQIFSAEMLAGGYRKKYLRATSRLLALSSGG
- the hemE gene encoding uroporphyrinogen decarboxylase — its product is MSARRELPDSPYLAAAAGRQPNRMPVWFMRQAGRSLPEYRELRAQHSMLAACFDPELVCEITLQPVRRHDVDAAILFSDIVVPLRGAGVDLDIVPDVGPVIADPVRSASDVAALRPLDPQQVTAVAAAVSLLVDALGTVPLIGFAGAPFTMASYLVEGGPSRTHARTKAMMLADPDTWHELMTRLTDLTIAFLTVQLDHGVDAIQLFDSWAGTLCLADYRCFVAPHSARVFATLADRDVPMTHFGVQTGELLGEMAATGATVVGVDWRTSLTDAAARVGAGRALQGNLDPAVLLAGWPAVERAAKAVVADGRAAVAAGASGHVFNLGHGVLPETDPGVLTDLVSLVHSL